From a single Candidatus Thorarchaeota archaeon genomic region:
- a CDS encoding GTP-binding protein — protein MIREIHVFKEGQTLFEDVIVPNKDLDTTAVMMLVSSSAKKLQEWKIDSMEIERFRYVYMNSHDTQFILTMDRQASTQKANEALMSMVSKFMTAFEHSLETDEWKSTDFSPFKDGFRRIVGRVPVKVCLAGHGGTGKTTLLELATLPSQAPPQEYVPTFFGDKALLKADFDPYVFSMFDLGGQDRFVQEWGKIIRAGSIVIIVTDSTKENLSWTKRVAYPVLKAELPYARAIAIANKQDLKGSLSPEEVSRILDVPAYGMQANRRDFRDRWLKLLRAVAFEEIDFKIVGEIEAE, from the coding sequence ATGATCCGTGAGATTCATGTGTTTAAGGAAGGTCAAACCCTTTTTGAAGACGTAATTGTACCGAACAAAGACTTGGACACGACTGCTGTAATGATGCTGGTTTCTTCCTCTGCTAAGAAATTGCAGGAATGGAAGATCGATAGCATGGAGATCGAGCGGTTTCGATATGTGTACATGAACTCGCACGATACCCAATTCATACTGACTATGGATAGGCAGGCATCTACACAGAAGGCAAATGAAGCATTGATGTCTATGGTTTCAAAGTTCATGACGGCCTTTGAGCATAGTTTGGAAACGGATGAGTGGAAGTCGACCGATTTTTCCCCGTTCAAAGACGGTTTCAGACGGATAGTTGGCCGTGTTCCTGTTAAAGTGTGTCTTGCCGGGCATGGTGGTACTGGAAAGACGACCCTCCTAGAGTTGGCGACCCTGCCATCTCAGGCTCCTCCGCAGGAATATGTTCCTACCTTCTTTGGTGATAAAGCTCTTCTAAAGGCCGACTTTGATCCCTATGTCTTCAGCATGTTTGACCTTGGTGGGCAGGACCGTTTTGTTCAGGAGTGGGGTAAGATCATTCGGGCTGGCAGTATTGTTATCATAGTCACCGATTCCACAAAAGAGAACCTCTCATGGACCAAACGAGTAGCCTATCCTGTTCTGAAGGCCGAACTGCCTTATGCTCGTGCAATCGCTATTGCGAACAAACAGGATCTGAAAGGGTCTCTCTCTCCAGAAGAGGTGAGCCGTATTCTTGATGTTCCTGCATATGGAATGCAGGCGAACAGACGTGATTTTCGTGACAGATGGCTAAAACTCTTGCGGGCTGTAGCCTTTGAAGAGATTGATTTTAAGATAGTAGGTGAGATCGAGGCGGAGTGA